One Entomomonas asaccharolytica DNA segment encodes these proteins:
- a CDS encoding HutD/Ves family protein — protein MGTIKKLKDYQQMDWPCTSGISTEIARNEDSPSKEVFDWRLAMEDVQGGTLSPFNGFIRIFSVLEGAAANVVINGQYENTLKTYDLVRLEAGSVTNVNLLAGPVKDLSLLYNNELYTGAYQWCQVGNEPQTFNSMADTVLVFSAAPQVTVITGGSAQTLSRYDTLITSGGQDISVSGSSSADYACIVELLRH, from the coding sequence ATGGGAACAATCAAAAAATTAAAAGATTATCAACAAATGGATTGGCCATGTACTTCTGGTATCAGTACAGAAATTGCTAGAAATGAAGATTCTCCCAGTAAAGAGGTTTTTGATTGGCGTTTAGCAATGGAAGATGTACAAGGCGGCACGTTATCACCCTTTAATGGCTTTATCAGAATATTTTCTGTGTTAGAGGGTGCGGCTGCTAATGTAGTAATTAATGGCCAGTATGAAAATACTTTAAAGACTTATGATCTAGTGCGTTTAGAAGCGGGTAGTGTCACGAATGTAAATTTACTTGCAGGCCCAGTAAAAGATTTAAGCCTTCTGTATAACAATGAGCTTTATACTGGGGCTTACCAATGGTGTCAGGTTGGTAATGAACCTCAAACGTTCAACTCTATGGCCGACACAGTGTTAGTTTTTTCAGCAGCTCCACAAGTAACGGTTATAACAGGTGGCTCTGCGCAAACGTTAAGTCGTTATGATACATTAATCACATCAGGTGGACAGGATATTAGTGTATCAGGTTCATCATCAGCAGATTATGCTTGTATAGTAGAGTTATTAAGACATTAA